In Phlebotomus papatasi isolate M1 chromosome 1, Ppap_2.1, whole genome shotgun sequence, the following proteins share a genomic window:
- the LOC129799983 gene encoding uncharacterized protein LOC129799983 isoform X1 — MRNTMRSELSLDLSTPTTMPLDARIAEFKEDPERMDAMAEFVDGILKEARLETEKKLELKNANKNREAFSVAGNNNSVFSGLKRGRLVVSRARGVVLRIFEAICNCTNSGPVPPPRPSTPKTAPK, encoded by the exons ATGAGGAATACCATGAGGTCAGAATTGAGTTTGGATCTGTCGACACCGACTACGATGCCGCTGGATGCGAGAATAGCAGAATTTAAGGAGGATCCGGAAAGGATGGATGCAATGGCAGAATTTGTCGATGGGATTCTCAAGGAGGCGCGCTTGGAGACGGAAAAGAAGCTTGAATTGAAGAAC GCCAATAAAAACCGTGAAG CTTTTTCCGTTGCAGGCAACAACAATTCTGTGTTCTCGGGCCTCAAACGAGGAAGATTGGTGGTATCCAGAGCTCGTGGTGTCGTGCTGAGGATCTTTGAGGCAATTTGCAATTGCACTAATTCGGGCCCAGTGCCCCCACCGCGTCCGTCCACCCCAAAAACTGCACCAAAATAA
- the LOC129799983 gene encoding uncharacterized protein LOC129799983 isoform X2, with amino-acid sequence MRNTMRSELSLDLSTPTTMPLDARIAEFKEDPERMDAMAEFVDGILKEARLETEKKLELKNANKNREGNNNSVFSGLKRGRLVVSRARGVVLRIFEAICNCTNSGPVPPPRPSTPKTAPK; translated from the exons ATGAGGAATACCATGAGGTCAGAATTGAGTTTGGATCTGTCGACACCGACTACGATGCCGCTGGATGCGAGAATAGCAGAATTTAAGGAGGATCCGGAAAGGATGGATGCAATGGCAGAATTTGTCGATGGGATTCTCAAGGAGGCGCGCTTGGAGACGGAAAAGAAGCTTGAATTGAAGAAC GCCAATAAAAACCGTGAAG GCAACAACAATTCTGTGTTCTCGGGCCTCAAACGAGGAAGATTGGTGGTATCCAGAGCTCGTGGTGTCGTGCTGAGGATCTTTGAGGCAATTTGCAATTGCACTAATTCGGGCCCAGTGCCCCCACCGCGTCCGTCCACCCCAAAAACTGCACCAAAATAA
- the LOC129799982 gene encoding general odorant-binding protein 72, whose product MKVAKYDCVLLIVSLEFLFSRVNGAMTMKQIQNTMDVIRNACTSKYPKLDINIRDNVKNGQFVDDNKDLRCYTLCVAEMAGTTNRKKQLDYQKVLQQIDTMLPADLRPATKAVVEACKNVKDGYKDNCDRAYFTAKCAYETDPTVFLFP is encoded by the exons ATGAAAGTCGCGAAATATGATTGTGTATTGCTTATTGTGTCGCTGGAGTTCCTATTTTCGCGGGTTAATGGTGCG ATGACTATGAAGCAAATACAGAATACAATGGACGTGATTAGGAATGCATGCACGTCCAAGTACCCAAAGCTGGATATCAACATTCGGGACAATGTGAAGAATGGACAATTTGTCGATGATAACAAAGATTTGCGATGCTATACACTGTGTGTGGCAGAAATGGCAGGAACC ACAAATCGCAAAAAGCAGCTGGATTATCAAAAGGTTCTCCAGCAGATTGATACTATGCTTCCTGCTGATTTGAGACCGGCCACCAAAGCTGTGGTTGAGGCATGCAAAAACGTCAAGGATGGCTATAAA GATAACTGCGATAGAGCATATTTTACCGCCAAATGTGCCTATGAAACCGATCCAACGGTCTTCCTCTTTCCATGA